TAGAAAATCCTTCCCTATGGTAAAAAGCTACTGCTCGTTTGTTTTTTGCAAAAGCCTCCAAAGTTAATTTAGTTTTATTATTTTTCACGTAATCGAGTAATTGTTTGCCAATACCTTTTGATTGTTCTGTAGTCTTAACAAAAAGTCCCGCAATATAATCTTCGATTAAACCAATAAACCCTACAATTTGATCTTTATCATTTACATACACATAAACAGTAGATTGAGGTAACTGCTCTCTAACTGAGTCCATCTGATTTTTCCAATAATCTTCGTTAATAGAATCGTGAGCTTTAATATTTTCTTCTTCCCATAATAGAAGCGCTTCTTCTAGATCTTCCTTTTGTAATTTACGAAACATACGTTTTCCCTTCTATTTACTTTATTTATTTTTACCTAGGATATTTCTCCTAGATATGGTATTTTAAAATTGGTATAGTTAAGCGGATACACAAAAATTTCCTAATAGAGGTAACAGCAACAATGAAAAAAGTAAACATAACCGAAGTTATTGCCATTTTATCACTTTCATTTCTTCTTACTTCGACATACTCAGTCTCAGGTGTAACACCAACGTTGTTAAAGGCTTTTTCTTCCTATTCACGTTCCTCAATTGAATTTCTCGTTTCCATTCCTTCTGTATCAATGATTATCATGATCGCTTTAAGCCCTATAATAGCCCGGATATTTAGTGAACGAATAACCATTGTTTTAGGTCTATTAATTGCAGGTCTAGCAGGTATAACACCCGCCTTTACCTCTAGCTTCTCCTTAATTTTTATCTCTCGAATTATCACTGGCATTGGTTTTGGCTTAATCAATACACAAGCTGTGAGTATCATCAGTGAACGTTTTACTGGAAAAGAACGTGCTCATTTACTAGGTTATCGCACTTCAATAGAAACACTGGGGCAAGCTATTTTAACATTAATCGCAGGACAATTATTGATTTTAGGATGGCAGCCTGCCTTTTTGATTTATAGTATAGCATTTCCTATTTTAATCCTATACCTTCTTTTTGTTCCGCGTAAACCAGTTTCCCCACGAAAAAGCACCGCAGGGAAAGGTAGTCACCTAAGCCAATTTCTTCCTGTATTAATCAGTGCCTTATTTGGTGGCTTATTAATCGCGACAAATACAGCAAGTTCATTAAGAATTCCTAGCTATATTGTCGAAAATAATTTAGGTTCAACCTTGTCCGCTAATCGTGTATTAAGTTTATTTATGTTTGCTGGTTTTCTTGGTGGAGCTTTTTTTGGGAAACTTTTTACTTACTTAAATAAATATTTCTTACCTGTTCTACTACTTACAGAAGCTTTAGGCTTATTTTTAGTCCCTATAAGTTCGACTATTTATTTCATAGCAATCGGCGCTTTTCTCGGAGGATTTTGTGTGGCAGGCGTTCTTTCTAGTATTTTCGCTCGTTTACCGGAAAAAATACCTTCAAACTTTTTAAATATCGCAAATGCGATGGTATTAATCGGGTGTAATCTGGGCGCTACCATGGCCCCTCTTTTCTTAAGTGGAATGGAAAAAATCTACCCTAGTTTAACTACACCTTTTATAATTTTTGGAAGTATCTTTTTACTTCTTTCAATCGGCGCATTAATAAAAAATAGAGGCTAAAACTAGCCTCTATTTTTATAGTTATTTTCTTATAAACAAGCGAATGATTTTATCCAATTCAGCCACGAACAAAATGATCATGCCACATATAATGGAAATTATCCATTCCGTCATGCTTAATCCTACGGTATAAAACGCCGTTTGCATAAAAGGCACATAAGTCAAAAGTAATTGCAAAATAATCATAATAAAGATAATCCCGAAAGCTCTAGGGTTATCTAAAAATACTTTTGAAAACGCCAATCGTGAAGTACGGATACTAAAAAGATAGAAAATTTTACTAAAGACAATAATATTTACCATCATCGTACTAGCAATCGCTGGATCAGCTCCCATACTTATAAGCCAATCATGAGCAAATAAGCTGATAATTGCAATCAGTACGGAAACATAAGCCATTTGAAAAATATCATGTTTATTCATCAAACTTTTCCCCGTTCTTCTAGGAGGGCGATCCATAATACCAGCCTCTGCCGGTTCAAAAATAAACGCAAACTGAATGGTAATAGCAGAAACCATATTAATCCAAAGCATTTGTGTCGCCTGTAGTGGCATACTTTCTTGCATTAAAATGGAAAAAGCAATAATCAGCCCTTCTGCAAAAGAAGTAGGCAATAAGAATAATATACTTTTTTTGATATTGTCATAAATACGACGACCTTCACGAATCGCTGTGGACATCGTCGCAAAATCATCATTGGCTAGGACCATATTTGCGGAGTCTTTGGCAACATCTGTCCCTTTTATCCCCATAGAAACTCCAATATCTGCACTTTTTAGCGCTGGAGCATCATTTACGCCATCACCGGTCATGGCTGTTACTTGATCCGCCTCTTGTAAGGCTTCTACAATTTCCAATTTATTCTTAGGCGTCGTTCGTGCAAAAGCTTGGTGGGTCATCGCTGTTTCTTGCTTTTCTTCATCTGTTAGTTTATCCCACTCTGCGCCAGTGATTACTTTAATTTTTTCAGCTAAGCCAAGTTGTTCACCAATACTTTTAGCCGTTACAGGATGGTCTCCGGTAATCATTTTGACTCCTACACGTGCTTTGTTCATATTTTGTAAAGAGTCAATGACTTCTTCACGAGGAGGGTCAATAATTCCAGCTAGTCCAAGAAATTCAATGCCTTC
This region of Tetragenococcus osmophilus genomic DNA includes:
- a CDS encoding MFS transporter — encoded protein: MKKVNITEVIAILSLSFLLTSTYSVSGVTPTLLKAFSSYSRSSIEFLVSIPSVSMIIMIALSPIIARIFSERITIVLGLLIAGLAGITPAFTSSFSLIFISRIITGIGFGLINTQAVSIISERFTGKERAHLLGYRTSIETLGQAILTLIAGQLLILGWQPAFLIYSIAFPILILYLLFVPRKPVSPRKSTAGKGSHLSQFLPVLISALFGGLLIATNTASSLRIPSYIVENNLGSTLSANRVLSLFMFAGFLGGAFFGKLFTYLNKYFLPVLLLTEALGLFLVPISSTIYFIAIGAFLGGFCVAGVLSSIFARLPEKIPSNFLNIANAMVLIGCNLGATMAPLFLSGMEKIYPSLTTPFIIFGSIFLLLSIGALIKNRG
- a CDS encoding N-acetyltransferase, with product MFRKLQKEDLEEALLLWEEENIKAHDSINEDYWKNQMDSVREQLPQSTVYVYVNDKDQIVGFIGLIEDYIAGLFVKTTEQSKGIGKQLLDYVKNNKTKLTLEAFAKNKRAVAFYHREGFSIQDENIDEDTREKEFVMVWQRVERY